The Burkholderiales bacterium genome contains the following window.
TCAGCTTCTGCGCCCACAAAGCGGCGACGCCGGCGGCATGCGGCGTTGCCATGCTTGTTCCATTCAATGACCTCAGCCCTCCTCCGACTCTTGCTGAACTCACATTAACGCCCGGGCCGGCGATGTTCGCTCCCGTATTGGAGAATGGCGCGACCGTATAAACCTGACCTTGTTCTCCGACCGCGGCGACCGAAACAATGCCTTCGGCGACGGCCGGGGGACTGACCGCGATTTCCCATTCCGGGTTTTCATCTCTTCTGCTCTCATTGCCGGCCGCCGCGAAAATAACGGTAGGCTGGGCGAAAGCGGCGCGGGCCTTGATCAAGGAAGCCAGCCTTTCGAAAAGTTGCGTATTCGCGCGGTAGCCTTCCAGGGCGCGCGTGGCGGCGAGTTCGGGAGGGAAACCGTTATCCTGCAGCAGCTTCACAAAGCCGGGAAAATCGATGCCGAGCGACATCGAAATCACATTTGCGCCGTTATCGACGGCCCACAGCATGGCGTTGCAGATTTCATCGCTCGAGCCGCCCTGATTGCCGATGACTTTGCCGATCAGCGCTTTGTTTACGCCCTCTGCGACCCCGATGCGCGTGCCATTCACGCTGCGCCCGAATATCGTTCCGGCGCAGTGAGTGCCGTGGCCATTCTGATCGCCGTTACCCTCCCCGGTGATATTCGGCAGACGGTCTTCGATCGCGCGGAAATTCGGACAATCGCGCCGGCATTGGCCAATATCGAACGGCGTCTGGCCGAAGTTGCGGCTGTGCGGATCAAGCTGGCGCAAATCGGTCAGATGATTGACCCAGCACTGCTCGGAGCAGGAACCGATATTGAAGTACACGCGCTGGA
Protein-coding sequences here:
- a CDS encoding S8 family serine peptidase; its protein translation is MPKDSLEWQVFSHARPGTSDTSAVPTDQVNNPGTINALINIRQRPTFADELILKWRKTNSCEAGESAQSCWCEPGQDGKCWRKAQQKETVHHILKDGSDSTGAVEAIQRVYFNIGSCSEQCWVNHLTDLRQLDPHSRNFGQTPFDIGQCRRDCPNFRAIEDRLPNITGEGNGDQNGHGTHCAGTIFGRSVNGTRIGVAEGVNKALIGKVIGNQGGSSDEICNAMLWAVDNGANVISMSLGIDFPGFVKLLQDNGFPPELAATRALEGYRANTQLFERLASLIKARAAFAQPTVIFAAAGNESRRDENPEWEIAVSPPAVAEGIVSVAAVGEQGQVYTVAPFSNTGANIAGPGVNVSSARVGGGLRSLNGTSMATPHAAGVAALWAQKLRNAGSLNSLNLTSKVVASAISDKFASGFDPFDVGAGLVQAPQD